A single genomic interval of bacterium harbors:
- a CDS encoding COX15/CtaA family protein, with translation MIKPTPVPVRLFRALATTTAVAAYLLVLAGGLVRITGAGLACPDWPLCHGRIVPPLEGLV, from the coding sequence GCCGACTCCCGTTCCCGTAAGACTGTTCCGCGCCCTCGCGACGACGACGGCCGTCGCGGCCTATCTCCTCGTGCTGGCAGGCGGCCTCGTGCGGATCACGGGAGCCGGCCTCGCCTGCCCGGACTGGCCGCTGTGCCACGGCCGGATCGTTCCGCCGCTTGAAGGCCTCGT